Proteins from one Planctomyces sp. SH-PL62 genomic window:
- a CDS encoding transglutaminase-like domain-containing protein, with translation MYRIRLRRLRPLRLSPILFAVAAAVFAGASTAPARGEDAWDAVFLAGNKIGYIHTFIEKVSEKGRPLNRVRVDTVLSFRRGDDVVVQKMMYGTIETPEGEVLRLDTRTLTSDNEIRVFGDAVNGQMKLILEGTKQRQEQVIPWGPEVRGPYAAEQSMAKKPMTEGESRTLKMYIPDLNRVVDIEMKAGPTADVELGDGLKRPLRKIEQLATLDGKPRPELSAVLWVDAGGQVLKQDVDLLGGMTTYRTTEQGAKAPGGRIKYDQIRGTIVKSEREIPTPYQTQYIKYLITHKDEDPAKIIPADRRQSIQATGDGKSATLIIQTMGPNDGEAGTAAVDPEFLRPNGMITSADARVKRLADRAVAEAVAPWDQAVRINHWVFQNMRSNFETTFAPASEAAQNLTGDCTEHSVLAAAMSRAKGIPSRVAVGLIYVDSKELKAKGFGFHMWHEVYVNNRWVALDSSFDQAQVDATHIKLSESSLEGVSPFESFLPILRVQGKVTIEPLELR, from the coding sequence ATGTACCGGATTCGTCTTCGCCGCCTGCGTCCGCTGCGGCTTTCGCCGATCCTGTTCGCGGTCGCCGCCGCCGTCTTCGCGGGCGCGTCGACCGCGCCCGCCCGCGGGGAGGACGCGTGGGACGCCGTCTTCCTCGCCGGTAACAAGATCGGCTACATCCACACCTTCATCGAGAAGGTGAGCGAGAAGGGCCGGCCGCTCAACCGCGTGCGGGTCGACACCGTCCTGAGCTTCCGCCGGGGCGACGACGTGGTGGTCCAGAAGATGATGTACGGGACGATCGAGACCCCCGAGGGGGAGGTCCTCCGGCTCGACACCCGAACCCTGACCAGCGACAACGAAATCCGGGTCTTCGGCGACGCGGTCAACGGTCAGATGAAGCTGATCCTCGAAGGGACCAAGCAGCGTCAGGAGCAGGTGATCCCCTGGGGTCCCGAGGTCCGAGGCCCCTATGCGGCCGAACAGAGCATGGCGAAGAAGCCGATGACCGAAGGAGAGAGCCGGACCCTCAAGATGTACATCCCCGACCTGAACCGGGTGGTGGACATCGAGATGAAGGCCGGGCCGACGGCCGACGTGGAACTGGGCGACGGCCTGAAGCGACCGCTCCGCAAGATCGAGCAGCTCGCCACGCTCGACGGCAAGCCTCGTCCCGAGCTGAGCGCGGTCCTCTGGGTGGACGCCGGCGGCCAGGTGCTGAAGCAGGACGTCGACCTGCTGGGGGGGATGACGACCTACCGGACCACCGAGCAGGGCGCCAAGGCCCCCGGCGGCCGGATCAAGTACGACCAGATCCGCGGCACCATCGTCAAGTCGGAGCGCGAGATCCCCACCCCGTACCAGACCCAGTACATCAAATACCTGATCACCCACAAGGACGAGGACCCGGCCAAGATCATCCCCGCCGACCGTCGCCAGTCGATCCAGGCCACGGGCGACGGCAAGTCGGCGACGCTCATCATCCAGACGATGGGCCCCAACGACGGCGAGGCCGGGACCGCGGCCGTCGACCCCGAGTTCCTCCGCCCCAACGGGATGATCACCAGCGCCGACGCCCGCGTGAAGCGGCTGGCCGATCGGGCCGTGGCCGAAGCGGTGGCCCCCTGGGACCAGGCCGTCCGCATCAACCACTGGGTCTTCCAGAACATGCGGAGCAACTTCGAAACGACGTTCGCCCCGGCCAGCGAGGCCGCGCAGAACCTGACCGGCGACTGCACCGAGCACTCCGTGCTGGCCGCGGCGATGTCGCGGGCGAAGGGGATCCCGTCGCGGGTCGCCGTGGGCCTGATCTATGTCGACAGCAAGGAGCTGAAGGCGAAGGGGTTCGGCTTCCACATGTGGCACGAGGTCTACGTCAACAACCGCTGGGTCGCGCTCGACTCGTCGTTCGACCAGGCGCAGGTGGACGCCACGCACATCAAGCTCTCGGAGTCGAGCCTGGAAGGCGTTTCGCCGTTCGAGTCGTTCCTGCCCATCCTCCGGGTCCAGGGCAAGGTGACGATCGAGCCGCTGGAACTCCGTTGA
- a CDS encoding GNAT family N-acetyltransferase, producing the protein MESLETERLTLRQFRESDLDAYAEMTSDPEVMRYLGSGPMNRAEAWRNMATILGHWTLRGFGIWAVEERAGGALIGRVGCWRPEGWPGLEVGWMLRRASWGQGFATEAARASLDVAFERLGENHVISMIQGDNQPSIRVARRLGMRLEGRTEVFDIPVAVYGIRRVGVVPPTRRK; encoded by the coding sequence ATGGAGAGCCTGGAAACCGAACGGCTGACGCTCCGCCAGTTCCGCGAGTCCGACCTCGACGCCTACGCCGAGATGACGAGCGACCCCGAGGTCATGAGGTATCTGGGCTCCGGCCCGATGAACCGCGCCGAGGCGTGGCGCAACATGGCCACGATCCTCGGCCACTGGACCCTCCGGGGCTTCGGGATCTGGGCCGTGGAGGAGCGGGCCGGCGGCGCGTTGATCGGCCGGGTCGGCTGCTGGCGTCCCGAGGGCTGGCCGGGCCTGGAGGTCGGCTGGATGCTCCGGCGAGCCTCCTGGGGCCAGGGCTTCGCCACCGAGGCGGCCCGGGCGTCGCTGGACGTCGCCTTCGAACGTTTGGGCGAGAATCACGTCATCAGCATGATCCAGGGCGACAACCAGCCGTCGATCCGCGTGGCTCGGCGGCTGGGGATGCGGCTCGAAGGTCGGACCGAGGTGTTCGACATCCCCGTCGCGGTCTACGGCATCCGGCGCGTCGGCGTCGTCCCGCCCACGCGCCGGAAGTGA
- a CDS encoding plasmid stabilization protein: MPQGDKSKYTDKQKRKAEHIAEGYEARGVDEKEAESRAWATVNKESGGGNKSGSGRGKPDTKVSSKKGGEAGGAASAARPASARSEAAKKAAATRKRNKEKSAG, from the coding sequence ATGCCGCAAGGCGACAAATCCAAGTATACCGACAAGCAGAAGCGCAAGGCGGAGCACATCGCCGAGGGATATGAGGCGCGCGGGGTCGATGAAAAGGAAGCGGAGAGCCGCGCCTGGGCGACCGTCAACAAGGAGTCGGGCGGGGGGAACAAGTCCGGGAGCGGGCGCGGCAAGCCCGACACCAAGGTCTCCAGCAAGAAGGGGGGCGAGGCGGGGGGGGCGGCCTCGGCGGCGCGACCGGCTTCGGCCCGCTCGGAGGCGGCCAAGAAGGCCGCGGCCACCCGGAAGCGTAACAAGGAGAAGAGCGCGGGCTGA
- a CDS encoding RNA recognition motif domain-containing protein, whose product MGKKLYVGNLSYRVNSSDLEQLFSQYGTVESAEVISDRETGRSKGFGFVEMSSDAEAQAAIDGLHDHESDGRRLTVNEARPREPRSGGGGYGGGGGGRGGYGGGGGYGGGGGYGGGGGGRDRY is encoded by the coding sequence GTGGGCAAGAAACTGTACGTCGGGAATCTTTCGTACCGCGTCAACAGCTCGGATCTCGAGCAGCTGTTCTCGCAGTACGGCACCGTCGAGAGCGCCGAGGTCATCTCGGACCGCGAGACCGGCCGCAGCAAAGGGTTCGGTTTCGTGGAAATGAGCTCGGACGCCGAGGCCCAGGCCGCCATCGACGGCCTGCACGATCATGAGTCCGACGGCCGTCGGCTCACCGTCAACGAGGCTCGTCCTCGCGAGCCCCGCTCGGGCGGCGGCGGCTACGGCGGCGGCGGCGGCGGTCGTGGCGGCTACGGCGGTGGCGGCGGCTACGGCGGTGGCGGCGGCTACGGCGGCGGTGGCGGTGGCCGCGACCGTTATTGA
- a CDS encoding NAD(P)H-hydrate dehydratase, translating into MALKRVESIPKLSKRSPDGHKGRYGSLLIIAGGRGMAGAAALAGAAALRSGAGLVRVASPAEVQPTVASFEPSYMTYPLPDDDEGFLDFHASRPALERLADKADVLAIGPGLGDSADILELVRWAVASGKPLVLDADALNALAKDLSLIERLSRPTILTPHPGEFARLTGLTTVQIQAEREARGAAFAARNEHLVVVLKGRGTLVTDGERTYVNTSGNPGMATGGAGDVLTGVVAAMLGQKLEAFEAAQLAVYSHGLAGDMARDQSGEVGMIAGDLVDALPDAFNYAVHHDEEEEDEDDEDLTL; encoded by the coding sequence ATGGCTCTCAAGCGCGTCGAATCGATTCCCAAGCTTTCGAAGCGATCCCCGGACGGCCACAAGGGTCGGTACGGGTCGCTCCTGATCATCGCCGGGGGCCGGGGAATGGCCGGCGCGGCGGCGCTCGCAGGCGCGGCCGCCCTCCGTTCCGGGGCGGGGCTCGTGCGGGTCGCCTCGCCGGCCGAGGTCCAGCCGACGGTGGCGTCGTTCGAACCCTCCTACATGACCTACCCCCTGCCCGACGACGATGAGGGCTTCCTCGACTTTCACGCCTCTCGGCCCGCGCTGGAGCGCCTGGCGGACAAGGCCGACGTCCTGGCCATCGGCCCCGGGCTTGGGGACTCGGCCGACATCCTGGAACTGGTCCGCTGGGCCGTCGCTTCGGGCAAGCCGCTGGTCCTGGACGCCGACGCGCTCAACGCCCTGGCGAAGGACCTCTCGCTGATCGAGCGCCTGAGCAGGCCGACGATCCTCACGCCCCATCCCGGCGAGTTCGCGCGCCTGACCGGGCTCACCACGGTCCAGATCCAGGCCGAACGCGAGGCCCGCGGCGCGGCCTTCGCGGCGCGGAACGAGCACCTCGTGGTCGTCCTCAAGGGGCGTGGGACGCTGGTCACCGACGGCGAACGCACCTATGTGAACACGTCCGGCAATCCGGGGATGGCCACCGGCGGCGCCGGCGACGTGCTCACCGGGGTCGTCGCCGCGATGCTGGGGCAGAAGCTCGAGGCCTTCGAGGCGGCCCAGCTCGCGGTCTACTCGCACGGACTCGCCGGCGACATGGCCCGCGACCAGTCCGGCGAGGTGGGGATGATCGCCGGGGACCTCGTCGACGCCCTCCCCGACGCGTTCAACTACGCCGTCCACCACGACGAAGAGGAGGAGGACGAGGACGACGAGGACCTGACGCTCTGA
- the larB gene encoding nickel pincer cofactor biosynthesis protein LarB — protein MIPHHLAQIFEALAAGKTTPEKAAQAFESQQQGFAETGGFAHVDLHRRNRCGFPEVVFGLGKTADQIEAILGTLIDHGQGCLVTRMEPKVAERIRAAFPEGEYNPVARTFRKPGPEVEGPKVGRVAVVTAGTSDLPVAEEARVTAEAWNCEVDLLVDVGVAGLHRLLSRRDRLTHADVLVVVAGMEGALPSVVGGLTSCPVIAVPTSIGYGANFQGLAALLGMLNSCSSNVVVVNIDAGFNGGYVAGLIAHRAGTARGAAGVSSN, from the coding sequence ATGATCCCACACCACCTGGCGCAGATTTTCGAGGCCCTGGCGGCCGGGAAGACCACGCCCGAGAAGGCGGCGCAAGCGTTCGAGTCCCAGCAGCAGGGGTTCGCCGAGACCGGCGGCTTCGCGCACGTGGACCTCCATCGCCGGAACCGTTGCGGGTTCCCCGAGGTGGTCTTCGGCCTGGGCAAGACGGCCGATCAGATCGAGGCGATCCTCGGCACGCTGATCGACCACGGCCAGGGCTGCCTGGTCACTCGGATGGAGCCGAAGGTCGCCGAGCGGATCCGGGCCGCGTTCCCCGAAGGCGAGTACAACCCCGTCGCCCGCACCTTCCGCAAGCCGGGGCCGGAGGTCGAGGGGCCGAAGGTCGGCCGGGTCGCCGTGGTGACGGCCGGCACCAGCGACCTCCCCGTCGCCGAGGAGGCCCGCGTGACCGCCGAGGCCTGGAACTGCGAGGTCGACCTGCTGGTGGACGTCGGCGTGGCCGGGCTCCACCGCCTGCTCAGCCGTCGCGACCGCCTGACCCACGCCGACGTCCTGGTGGTCGTGGCCGGGATGGAAGGCGCGCTGCCCAGCGTGGTCGGCGGGCTGACGTCGTGCCCGGTGATCGCCGTGCCCACCAGCATCGGCTACGGGGCCAACTTCCAGGGGCTCGCCGCGCTCCTGGGCATGCTCAACAGTTGCTCGTCGAACGTCGTCGTCGTGAACATCGACGCCGGGTTCAACGGCGGATATGTGGCCGGGCTCATCGCCCACCGCGCCGGGACGGCGCGCGGGGCGGCCGGCGTCTCCTCGAACTGA
- a CDS encoding YfaP family protein has product MSTTLPPERSGAGEDRGRIPVAYPPRPPARGARKSPAAVLTLADPAPTPASPWSIANLKSWSASVGLHTAFLLSLAFWYFAPPVDRPIEFDTRLGGSPFGVPEGISLIGGLNTPEDEPGSTDADALLEPSPDPLLEMPPLAIERPTLKGRGARPTAGGGAPNENPGAGDGSAFGVARFGDGGESIRGVAVKVGDPQFTLIWDADVDLDLHVVEPGGKEINWEERKGEQGGELDVDNTKGYGPENIYWLVESDGPGSTRIRGAGPPGVYRWFVSYYGGFGGIPKPTQWQVRVKHAGRVTIQRGKLRALDERSRTYSLTVGPGAAATAESEDDGPLLPPERP; this is encoded by the coding sequence ATGTCGACGACCCTTCCCCCAGAGCGTTCCGGCGCGGGCGAAGACCGCGGCCGAATCCCGGTCGCCTATCCGCCTCGCCCTCCCGCGCGCGGGGCCAGGAAGTCTCCCGCGGCGGTCCTGACGCTCGCCGACCCCGCGCCGACGCCGGCGAGCCCCTGGTCGATCGCGAACCTCAAAAGCTGGAGCGCGTCGGTCGGCCTCCACACGGCTTTTCTCCTGAGCCTGGCGTTCTGGTATTTCGCCCCCCCCGTCGACCGGCCGATCGAATTCGACACCCGCCTGGGAGGCTCCCCCTTCGGAGTTCCCGAGGGGATCTCCCTCATCGGCGGCCTGAACACCCCCGAGGACGAACCCGGCTCCACCGACGCCGACGCCCTCCTCGAACCCTCCCCCGATCCGCTCCTGGAGATGCCCCCCCTCGCGATCGAGCGTCCGACCCTGAAAGGACGGGGAGCGAGACCGACCGCCGGGGGAGGTGCCCCCAACGAGAACCCCGGCGCAGGCGACGGCTCGGCCTTCGGCGTCGCCCGCTTCGGCGACGGCGGCGAGTCGATCCGGGGCGTGGCGGTCAAGGTCGGCGACCCCCAGTTCACCCTGATCTGGGACGCCGACGTCGACCTCGACCTCCACGTCGTCGAGCCCGGCGGCAAGGAGATCAACTGGGAAGAACGCAAGGGAGAGCAGGGGGGCGAACTCGACGTCGACAACACCAAGGGCTACGGCCCCGAGAACATCTACTGGCTCGTCGAATCCGACGGCCCCGGATCGACCCGAATCCGAGGCGCCGGGCCGCCGGGGGTCTACCGCTGGTTCGTCTCGTACTACGGCGGCTTCGGCGGCATCCCCAAGCCGACCCAGTGGCAGGTGCGCGTGAAGCACGCCGGCCGGGTGACGATCCAGCGCGGGAAGCTCCGAGCCCTGGACGAGCGGAGCCGGACCTACTCCTTGACCGTCGGACCGGGCGCCGCCGCGACGGCCGAATCCGAGGACGACGGCCCGCTCCTCCCTCCCGAACGCCCCTGA
- a CDS encoding efflux RND transporter periplasmic adaptor subunit translates to MASSLREELASLRIERANAPRPTVDRASATESRPGTSTEYRRRKGVGLRLVSLLFWLIPLGVIGAAGAVGYKQYDQMRSKPEVTIGLVQQMTLGEAEKLLSSKGYLKSRYQAMIGTRIAGRVEEMRVTERASVKKGEILAVIEHHDMDAMLLQRKAALLKAEADLEEAKVDLWDKERQEKRLGRLFEKSMTPQEDYDKALAARRGAEARIAATEAAIQMTRSNIDEIEATIHHQMYLYAPFDGTVVEKQGEVGEIISPMAMSSSLGRSAVVTIADLRNMDVEADIPEEQMYRVTEGQPAEISVTAVPSKRYRGRLRQITPMGDRTRATVKVKVEILDPDDKLFPELAATVHFLPDKKFAESEASRAFLYVPTEAVFQENGHDWVWLMDRDSRLSRRKIEVANSNRGSTRVESGLQADDKVVLNPTSGLRDGAVVREAAR, encoded by the coding sequence ATGGCGAGCAGTTTGCGCGAGGAGTTGGCGTCCCTCCGGATCGAGCGGGCGAACGCCCCCCGACCGACCGTCGATCGCGCCTCCGCGACCGAGTCGCGGCCGGGGACCTCGACGGAATATCGGCGCCGCAAGGGCGTCGGCCTCCGGCTCGTCTCGTTGCTGTTCTGGCTGATCCCCCTGGGCGTCATCGGGGCCGCCGGCGCGGTGGGGTATAAACAGTACGATCAGATGCGCTCGAAGCCCGAGGTGACGATCGGCCTGGTCCAGCAGATGACGCTGGGCGAGGCCGAGAAGCTCCTGAGCTCCAAGGGCTACTTGAAGTCCCGGTATCAGGCGATGATCGGCACCCGGATCGCCGGCCGCGTCGAGGAGATGCGGGTCACCGAGCGCGCGTCCGTCAAGAAGGGGGAGATCCTCGCCGTCATCGAGCACCACGACATGGACGCCATGCTCCTGCAGCGCAAGGCCGCCCTCTTGAAGGCGGAGGCCGACCTGGAGGAGGCCAAGGTCGACCTCTGGGACAAGGAACGTCAGGAGAAGCGGCTGGGGCGACTCTTCGAGAAGAGCATGACCCCCCAGGAAGACTACGACAAGGCCCTCGCCGCCCGCCGCGGCGCCGAGGCCCGGATCGCCGCCACCGAGGCGGCCATCCAAATGACCAGGTCGAACATCGACGAGATCGAGGCCACGATCCACCACCAGATGTACCTCTACGCCCCGTTCGACGGCACCGTCGTCGAGAAGCAGGGCGAGGTGGGCGAGATCATCAGCCCCATGGCGATGAGTTCGTCGCTGGGCCGTTCCGCCGTCGTCACGATCGCCGACCTGCGGAACATGGACGTCGAGGCCGACATCCCCGAGGAGCAGATGTACCGGGTGACCGAAGGCCAGCCGGCCGAGATCTCCGTGACCGCCGTCCCCTCCAAGCGTTATCGGGGGCGGCTTCGCCAGATCACGCCGATGGGCGACCGGACCCGGGCCACGGTGAAGGTCAAGGTCGAGATCCTCGACCCCGACGACAAGCTCTTCCCCGAGCTGGCCGCCACGGTCCACTTCCTTCCCGACAAGAAGTTCGCCGAGTCCGAGGCCAGCCGGGCCTTCCTCTACGTCCCGACCGAGGCCGTCTTCCAGGAGAACGGCCATGACTGGGTCTGGCTGATGGACCGCGACTCGCGACTCTCCCGTCGGAAGATCGAGGTCGCCAACTCGAACCGAGGCTCCACCCGCGTCGAGTCCGGCCTCCAGGCGGACGACAAGGTCGTCCTGAATCCGACGTCCGGGCTCCGCGACGGCGCCGTCGTCCGCGAGGCCGCCCGCTGA
- a CDS encoding ABC transporter ATP-binding protein, whose protein sequence is MNASPSIELRGVEKEYRRDEFVVPVLSGLDLTVAEGEYLALMGPSGSGKTTLLNLVAGLDVATRGQVVVHGQDLGRLSESEITRWRANNVGFIFQTYNLIPVLTAAENVELPLLLTKLSRKRRRENVATALRVVGLEGREHHYPRQLSGGQEQRVAIARAIVTDPYLLVADEPTGDLDRNTADEILELLEQLNREFQKTIVMVTHDPLAARRAGRVLHLDKGRLVDDVINESPISAAS, encoded by the coding sequence ATGAACGCGTCGCCGTCGATCGAGCTGCGAGGGGTCGAGAAGGAGTACCGCCGCGACGAGTTCGTCGTCCCGGTCCTCTCGGGCCTCGACCTGACCGTCGCCGAGGGCGAGTACCTGGCGCTCATGGGCCCGTCGGGCTCGGGCAAGACCACCCTGCTGAACCTGGTGGCGGGGCTCGACGTCGCCACCAGGGGCCAGGTCGTCGTCCACGGCCAGGACCTCGGTCGGCTCTCCGAGTCCGAGATCACCCGCTGGCGGGCCAACAACGTCGGCTTCATCTTCCAGACCTACAACCTCATCCCCGTCCTCACCGCGGCCGAGAACGTCGAACTCCCGCTGTTGCTCACCAAGCTCTCCCGCAAGCGTCGCCGCGAGAACGTCGCCACGGCGCTCCGCGTGGTCGGGCTCGAAGGTCGCGAGCACCACTACCCCCGGCAACTCTCCGGCGGCCAGGAGCAGCGGGTGGCGATCGCCCGCGCCATCGTCACCGACCCCTACCTGCTCGTCGCCGACGAGCCCACCGGCGACCTCGACCGCAACACGGCCGACGAGATCCTGGAACTCCTGGAGCAGCTCAACCGCGAGTTCCAGAAGACCATCGTCATGGTCACGCACGACCCGCTGGCCGCCCGACGCGCCGGCCGGGTCCTCCACCTCGACAAGGGTCGTCTCGTGGACGACGTGATCAACGAATCCCCGATCTCGGCGGCCTCGTGA
- a CDS encoding ABC transporter permease yields the protein MKYLTYIFRNARRNPVRTGLTVASIAISMFLMMILTSFFAALQEANAATKQFNRIIVMNANGFAGQLPIARVRQVEAMDGVVSVTPFSWYGGKYQNQRVLFAQFAVDADKVFDTLDEYDVPPEQLAAFKADKSGAVIGPKLAREYGLKIGDPMPLQGDIYPVDLKLTIQGIYQAPRNTDQRMVLFHFEYLDDQLRQLGSSSGGSTTQPSSAAGNAGILFVKCRDAAATASLCKKIDEEYRSTDFPTRTQTEEAFGQMFSEMMGGLKNVVYWIGTAVVISLLFVSGNAMAMAMRERTTEVAVLKAIGYDKKLVLGIVLAEAVLVSGLGGAVGALGSKALFDFVDISPFTGGFLPFFYVPWSVALTGLGVALFLGFASGVVPAVIAANSSVINGLRKVV from the coding sequence ATGAAATACCTGACCTACATCTTCCGCAACGCCCGCCGCAACCCGGTCCGCACCGGGCTGACGGTGGCGTCGATCGCGATCTCGATGTTCCTGATGATGATCCTCACGTCGTTCTTCGCCGCCTTGCAGGAGGCGAACGCCGCGACCAAGCAGTTCAACCGGATCATCGTGATGAACGCCAACGGGTTCGCCGGCCAGCTCCCCATCGCCCGCGTCCGCCAGGTCGAGGCAATGGACGGCGTGGTCTCCGTCACCCCGTTCTCCTGGTACGGCGGCAAGTACCAGAACCAACGCGTGCTGTTCGCCCAGTTCGCCGTGGACGCCGACAAGGTCTTCGACACCCTCGACGAGTACGACGTCCCCCCCGAGCAGCTCGCCGCCTTCAAGGCCGACAAGTCCGGCGCGGTGATCGGCCCCAAGCTCGCCCGCGAGTACGGCCTCAAGATCGGCGACCCGATGCCGCTGCAGGGGGACATCTACCCCGTCGACCTCAAGCTGACCATCCAGGGGATCTACCAGGCCCCCCGAAACACCGACCAGCGCATGGTCCTGTTCCACTTCGAGTACCTCGACGATCAGCTCCGCCAGCTCGGCTCGTCGTCGGGCGGCTCGACCACCCAGCCGAGCTCCGCCGCCGGCAACGCGGGGATCCTCTTCGTGAAGTGCCGCGACGCCGCGGCGACCGCGAGCCTCTGCAAGAAGATCGACGAGGAGTACCGGAGCACCGACTTCCCCACCCGGACCCAGACCGAGGAAGCGTTCGGCCAGATGTTCTCCGAGATGATGGGGGGGCTCAAGAACGTCGTCTACTGGATCGGCACCGCCGTGGTCATCTCGCTCCTGTTCGTCTCCGGCAACGCGATGGCGATGGCGATGCGCGAGCGGACCACCGAGGTCGCGGTCCTCAAGGCCATCGGCTACGACAAGAAGCTGGTCCTCGGCATCGTGCTGGCCGAGGCGGTTCTGGTCTCCGGGCTGGGGGGTGCCGTGGGGGCCCTGGGGAGCAAGGCCCTCTTCGACTTCGTCGACATCTCGCCGTTCACCGGCGGCTTCCTACCGTTCTTCTACGTCCCCTGGTCGGTCGCGCTCACGGGGTTGGGCGTCGCGCTCTTCCTGGGCTTCGCCAGCGGCGTGGTGCCGGCGGTGATCGCCGCGAACTCGTCCGTGATCAACGGTCTCCGCAAGGTCGTCTGA
- a CDS encoding ABC transporter permease — MIPIKYNVRNLRVRWKTTLMTVLGTALLVASSCILFGLVEGLEHSLKVSGDPLDLIVLRKGATAETTGGFESKKADELLTLNGILRDGDGPVAAKELLNIPVAERLSGAFNNLILRGVEPASRKLRPEFKIVAGRDFESGKGECIVSQSLAGAYKGAQVGGQLVFGEKEKYRVVGLFTAGGSSAESEIWADLKDVERNTGRDGSVSCVQIRAAGPAEFDQLRKEIEDGAQFRLAAKPEAEYFATQSDASTFFKAAGTLIAVLLTFGAMFAAANTMFSAVKSRTREIGTMRALGFSRSDVLLSFLGESLLLSLLGGGLGLLATLPMSLLSIETMNGNTFASVNINFRFGYWVMAVALSMTLVMGLFGGMLPALRAVRLEVIAALREL; from the coding sequence ATGATCCCGATCAAGTACAACGTCCGCAACCTCCGCGTGCGCTGGAAGACGACCCTGATGACGGTCCTGGGGACCGCCCTGCTGGTCGCTTCCTCGTGCATCCTCTTCGGCCTGGTGGAGGGCCTGGAGCACAGCCTCAAGGTCTCGGGAGACCCGCTCGACCTGATCGTCCTGCGCAAGGGGGCGACGGCCGAGACGACCGGCGGCTTCGAATCCAAGAAGGCCGACGAGCTGCTGACGCTCAACGGCATCCTGCGCGACGGCGACGGCCCGGTCGCCGCCAAGGAGCTGCTCAACATCCCCGTGGCCGAGCGCCTCTCCGGCGCCTTCAACAACCTCATCCTCCGCGGCGTGGAGCCCGCCTCGCGGAAGCTCCGCCCCGAGTTCAAGATCGTCGCCGGCCGCGACTTCGAAAGCGGCAAGGGGGAGTGCATCGTCTCGCAAAGCCTCGCCGGGGCTTACAAGGGGGCCCAGGTCGGCGGCCAGCTCGTCTTCGGCGAGAAGGAGAAGTACCGGGTCGTCGGCCTCTTCACCGCCGGCGGCAGCTCGGCCGAGAGCGAGATCTGGGCCGACCTCAAGGACGTCGAGCGCAACACCGGCCGCGACGGCTCCGTCTCCTGCGTCCAGATCCGCGCCGCCGGCCCCGCCGAATTCGACCAGCTCCGCAAGGAGATCGAGGACGGCGCCCAGTTCCGGCTGGCGGCCAAGCCCGAGGCCGAATACTTCGCCACCCAGTCCGACGCCAGCACCTTCTTCAAGGCGGCCGGCACCCTGATCGCCGTCCTGCTGACCTTCGGCGCCATGTTCGCCGCGGCCAACACGATGTTCTCGGCGGTCAAGTCGCGGACCCGAGAGATCGGCACGATGCGCGCCCTGGGATTCTCCCGCAGCGACGTCCTCCTCTCGTTCCTGGGGGAATCGCTCCTGCTCTCGCTCCTGGGGGGCGGCCTCGGTCTGCTGGCGACCCTGCCGATGAGCCTGCTCTCGATCGAGACGATGAACGGCAACACCTTCGCCTCGGTGAACATCAACTTCCGCTTCGGCTACTGGGTGATGGCCGTCGCCCTGAGCATGACCCTGGTCATGGGCCTTTTCGGCGGCATGCTCCCCGCCCTGCGAGCCGTCCGGCTGGAGGTGATCGCCGCCCTCCGCGAACTCTGA
- a CDS encoding MBL fold metallo-hydrolase, with product MRIKWYGHAAFLIETEGVRVILDPYRSPDSGGYEPIAEPADVVVVSHENDRYHSHLGQIVPSFHVFRALELPEGGEDFRGIRIEAVRVFETPERKPGDEVAIVHFRAEGLHVAFLGDLGHRLSAEELEPIRGADVVLAPAGGTPTIDLAEIPALLDAIGPRVVVPMHYKTPRINLDIQPIERFLERLPDDPVERIAGAEFAIDRASLPTRRTIVLLEHAR from the coding sequence ATGCGCATCAAGTGGTACGGACACGCGGCGTTCCTGATTGAGACCGAGGGGGTTCGGGTCATCCTCGACCCTTACCGCTCGCCGGACTCCGGCGGCTACGAGCCGATCGCCGAGCCGGCCGACGTCGTCGTGGTCAGTCACGAGAACGACCGCTATCACAGCCATCTCGGCCAGATCGTCCCGTCGTTCCACGTCTTCCGCGCGCTGGAGCTTCCCGAGGGGGGCGAGGACTTCCGAGGGATCCGGATCGAGGCCGTCCGGGTCTTCGAGACTCCCGAACGGAAGCCGGGCGACGAGGTGGCGATCGTCCATTTCCGAGCCGAGGGGCTGCACGTCGCCTTCCTGGGGGACCTCGGGCATCGGCTGTCGGCCGAGGAACTGGAGCCGATCCGGGGGGCCGACGTGGTGCTCGCGCCGGCCGGGGGGACGCCGACGATCGACCTGGCCGAGATCCCCGCGCTGCTGGACGCGATCGGTCCCAGGGTCGTCGTGCCGATGCACTACAAGACGCCGAGGATCAACCTGGACATCCAGCCGATCGAACGGTTCCTGGAGCGGCTCCCCGACGATCCCGTGGAGCGGATCGCCGGGGCCGAGTTCGCGATCGACCGGGCCTCGCTGCCGACGCGGCGGACGATCGTCCTGCTGGAGCACGCGCGATAG